From a region of the Daphnia pulicaria isolate SC F1-1A chromosome 1, SC_F0-13Bv2, whole genome shotgun sequence genome:
- the LOC124325643 gene encoding N-terminal kinase-like protein translates to MWSFFSRDPSKEFGYEILEQLTGTEEYMLWKLHKGKKKGSSEPVSVFILDAKTSGNDTQIELAKAALKRLKTLRHPNILTYIDSLETEKCLYLVTEYVEPLQFYLNSCATDYPKSKQQKELFIAWGLFQVVRALTFLNNDVNLQHNSICLGNILVNTAGEWKLGGFENATPSSQINSLPIKILPSFEKYDPPEKVDSLKLKFATKWSADMWGLGCLIWEVFNGSLKSSSSLKILGNIPKLLTSVYCELVGANPSSRPNPSEVLVICRKPGGYFNNDLVECLLFLEEIQIKESNEKTQFFNKLPLLLESFPENLARHKVLPQLINAFEFGNAGATILTPLFKLGSLLTEEEYQKRIVPCVVKLFSSPDRATRVRLLQQLEHFSAHLLPVTVNDNIFPHILSGFTDSNPVIREHTVKSIISLAPKLNYNNLNVEVLKHFARLQSKDEQGGIRTNTTVCLGKVASYFHPQIRQKVLVSAFTRALRDPFPPARVGGILAFAATQQYYLLNQISNQILPALCVLTGDPEREVRDQAFKVVKGFLSKLEKVSEDPSLRECMEADVNANASPNVTDMASTWAGWAVSAVTSKFYKSQSSQISDQSPALPASTQGPAATSNPISCDTIPETSHELRRTSYTESTDESVQWGDMNELSLSSKNLVDDKGDGDGDGWDVQDDWAPIETVEQDSFGPSMTTARSKDSVLMGTKSEKNESGWESTWNTNQWSTPDSNDKDESRKKREEKRIQRQKEIEAKRNARQGASSGGSSLKLGGKKI, encoded by the exons ATGTGGTCATTTTTCAGCCGAGATCCTTCCAAAGAGTTCGGTTATGAAATTCTGGAACAACTTACAGGAACAGAAGAATATATGCTATGGAAACTTCataaagggaagaagaag GGTTCTAGTGAGCCAGTATCTGTTTTCATCCTTGATGCTAAAACAAGTGGAAATGACACACAGATAGAACTTGCGAAAGCAGCTCTGAAAAGATTGAAAACACTCAGGCATCCAAACATTCTCACTTACATCGATAGTCTAGAG ACAGAAAAATGTTTGTATTTGGTAACTGAGTATGTTGAGCCCTTGCAGTTTTATTTGAACAGTTGTGCTACTGATTACCCTAAAtctaaacaacaaaaagaattatttataGCATGGGGACTTTTTCAAGTTGTG CGAGCCCTAACTTTCTTGAATAATGATGTGAATCTTCAACATAATTCTATCTGCCTTGGAAATATACTTGTAAACACCGCTGGAG AATGGAAGCTTGGAGGTTTTGAAAATGCAACTCCATCATCTCAAATAAATTCTCTACCAATAAAAATACTACCTTCCTTTGAGAAATATGACCCACCTGAGAAAGTGGATTCATTGAAGCTTAAATTTGCTACCAAATG GTCAGCCGACATGTGGGGTCTAGGATGCCTTATTTGGGAAGTGTTCAACGGTTCACTCAAATCCTCTTCCTCATTAAAAATTTTGGGCAAT attCCAAAACTGTTAACATCAGTTTACTGTGAACTTGTAGGAGCAAATCCCAGTTCTCGCCCTAACCCCAGTGAAGTCCTTGTTATTTGTAGAAAGCCTGGAGGTTACTTCAATAATGATTTGGTTGAatgtctcctttttttggaaGAGATTCAAATTAAGGAAAGTAATGAGAAGACACAGTTTTTCAATAAGCTACCTTTACTGTTGGAAAGTTTTCCAGAGAACTTGGCAAG ACACAAAGTTTTACCTCAACTTATTAATGCATTTGAATTTGGTAATGCTGGAGCAACTATTCTCACTCCTCTGTTTAAG TTAGGTAGCTTATTAACCGAAGAGGAATATCAAAAACGAATTGTTCCTTGTGTAGTCAAATTATTCTCGTCTCCTGACAGAGCAACTCGTGTCCGTTTGTTGCAGCAATTAGAACATTTTTCAGCTCATCTTCTTCCTGTCACTGTGAATGATAACATCTTTCCCCACATTTTGAGCGGATTTACAGACTCGAATCCAGTAATAAGAGAGCACACTGTTAAG TCCATTATATCTTTAGCACCAAAACTGAATTATAATAATCTGAATGTGGAAGTTCTCAAGCACTTCGCGCGATTACAATCTAAAGATGAACAG gGTGGGATCCGTACCAATACTACAGTGTGCCTTGGAAAAGTCGCCTCTTATTTCCATCCTCAGATAAGGCAGAAAGTTCTGGTATCAGCTTTTACCAGGGCACTGAGGGATCCGTTTCCTCCTGCCCGAGTTGGAG gCATATTAGCATTTGCAGCCACCCAACAATATTATCTGCTGAACCAAATCTCTAATCAAATTTTACCTGCCCTTTGTGTACTGACGGGTGATCCTGAAAGAGAAGTGCGCGATCAGGCCTTTAAAGTCGTTAAAGGTTTCCtatcaaaattggaaaaagtaTCGGAAGATCCTTCTCTTCGAGAATGCATGG AGGCTGATGTAAATGCAAACGCTAGCCCAAATGTAACAGATATGGCATCAACATGGGCTGGTTGGGCAGTTAGTGCAGTCACATCAAAGTTCTACAAGTCTCAAAGCAGCCAAATATCTGATCAGTCTCCTGCTCTGCCAGCCAGCACTCAAGGACCAGCTGCTACAAGCAACCCAATAAGTTGTGATACAATTCCTGAAACATCGCATGAATTACGGAGGACTTCTTATACCGAATCCACCGACGAATCCGTGCAATGGGGAGACATGAAT GAGCTTTCACTATCAAGCAAAAACCTTGTGGATGATAAGGGAGATGGCGATGGCGATGGGTGGGACGTTCAAGATGATTGGGCGCCAATTGAAACTGTTGAGCAAGATTCCTTTGGCCCAAGCATGACCACCGCGCGTTCTAAAGATTCCGTATTAATG GGTaccaaatctgaaaaaaatgaaagtggaTGGGAATCGACATGGAACACCAACCAGTGGTCTACTCCAGATAGCAATG ataAAGATGAGTCTCGGAAGAAGCGCGAAGAAAAACGTATTCAGAGACAGAAAGAAATCGAAGCCAAACGCAATGCCCGCCAAGGAGCTAGTAGCGGAGGAAGTTCATTAAAGTTAGGTggcaaaaaaatctga